The Methanosarcina barkeri MS DNA window ATTATGTCGGCCATATGTCGGGCTGTCGTGCCCAGATGGCTTAATTTTGCTTCCCCTGTTATAAGATCTATTATTTCCACACATTCCCCGCCTGCATATACATAGGGAAGAAATTTTTCTCTTGCCTTAACCTGGAGCATTTCATTTACTATTATTCCTCCTGCTTTCCCAATTTTGATACCGGCCTCCAGAGCAAGGGATACCTCAGGTCTAACTCCACTTGCAAGAAGTATAAGATCTGCAGGAAGCTGCCTATCCCATACATATAGTGTTTTTTCTTTCCAGAAATTTTCAGGATAAGCAGCAAGTTTTCCGGAGATGACCTCAATCCCAAGACTTTCAAGATGTTCTCTTATGATTTCGGAAATGTCAGGGTCCAGTTGTTTGGAAAGCAGGTTTTTACTCCGGTTTATGAGGAAGGTTTTAATTCCCCTTTTTGAAAGTGCTGCTGCGCACTCTATTCCTATTGTTCCTGCGCCTATTATGCAAACTCTCTCAACAGTTTCCAGGGCTTTTTCAAAAAGCACTCCATCATCAAGATTCCTCAGAGTAAAAATACCATAAGGGAGAACATTTGTGTTGCCTGTAAAAGGTATAAAGGGAAGGCTACCTGTGGCGATAACGAGTTTGTCAAAAGGATAAGTCTCTTCTCCTGTCCGAACAACTTTTAAATCCAGGTCTATTGAGCTGACATATTCGTTTAGCTTGACATCTATTCGATTTCTTTTGAAAAAATCTCTGGGTTTCACTATTAATTTTTCAAAGCTCTCAATTTCCCGTCCCAGAACAAAAGGGATTCCGCAGTGGCTGTAAGCGGTATGGGAATCTCTTGAAATTACAGTAATCTCAAAATCGCTTTGTCTTCGAATTTTGGTAGCAACGGCCATGCCACAGGCCCCCCCTCCTATAATGACTACTTTTATGGGATCTTTTTTTTCGAGGTTCTGTGTGGA harbors:
- a CDS encoding NAD(P)/FAD-dependent oxidoreductase → MGSDFDTKSAVDEIQKTAKADEKFQGTVSTQNLEKKDPIKVVIIGGGACGMAVATKIRRQSDFEITVISRDSHTAYSHCGIPFVLGREIESFEKLIVKPRDFFKRNRIDVKLNEYVSSIDLDLKVVRTGEETYPFDKLVIATGSLPFIPFTGNTNVLPYGIFTLRNLDDGVLFEKALETVERVCIIGAGTIGIECAAALSKRGIKTFLINRSKNLLSKQLDPDISEIIREHLESLGIEVISGKLAAYPENFWKEKTLYVWDRQLPADLILLASGVRPEVSLALEAGIKIGKAGGIIVNEMLQVKAREKFLPYVYAGGECVEIIDLITGEAKLSHLGTTARHMADIIGNNITGKYTPLGPLANPWVAVAGELQFGGVGITSKEAESHGIKINTGFSRGRTRASYYPGRKDLYIKLLFKDDILVGAQLIGGEGIKERIDAFSLAIRKKATIRDLLDLETCYAPPVSMLVDPLRPAVKAAIRNIKEKKEKQIQAK